One genomic window of Micrococcus flavus includes the following:
- a CDS encoding DNA-formamidopyrimidine glycosylase family protein, with translation MPEGDSLVRAGHRLRPVLAGRVLTHADLRVPQHATARLEGWTVAEVVPRGKWLLMRLTPPADRPDARPHTLVSHLKMEGRWLVTDLDARWGAPGWQVRCVLETAEHRVLGAQLGRLDLVPTAEEDRLLGYLGPDLLDPSWNDPARGAELLAEGVRRLTARPERPVGLALLDQRTTCGIGNVYRCEVLLLASLDPHRPVGAVPDVPGLLTIARDLLRANVPPSAPYTGWARTTTGVRGNSGRPYGIEVLVPDRGFPGGLPRPLGTGAVDGGADVDAAAPDPSDAHGRASTSGAGPRRPGDAPRPRGPHYWVYGHRTTPCLRCGGPVTFEEYGSPEDDERQLWWCRTCQR, from the coding sequence ATGCCCGAAGGCGACTCCCTGGTCCGCGCCGGCCACCGCCTGCGCCCCGTCCTGGCCGGCCGTGTCCTGACGCATGCGGACCTGCGCGTGCCGCAGCACGCCACCGCGCGCCTCGAGGGGTGGACGGTGGCGGAGGTGGTGCCGCGCGGCAAGTGGCTGCTCATGCGCCTGACCCCGCCCGCGGACCGGCCGGACGCGCGGCCGCACACCCTGGTCTCCCATCTGAAGATGGAGGGCCGCTGGCTGGTCACGGACCTCGACGCGCGGTGGGGCGCCCCCGGCTGGCAGGTCCGCTGCGTGCTGGAGACCGCCGAGCACCGGGTGCTGGGGGCACAGCTGGGACGCCTGGACCTCGTCCCGACAGCCGAGGAGGACCGCCTCCTGGGATACCTCGGCCCGGACCTGCTGGACCCGTCCTGGAACGACCCCGCCCGGGGCGCGGAGCTGCTGGCCGAGGGCGTCCGCCGCCTCACCGCTCGGCCGGAGCGGCCCGTGGGCCTGGCGCTGCTGGACCAGCGCACCACGTGCGGGATCGGGAACGTCTACCGGTGCGAGGTGCTGCTGCTGGCGAGTCTGGACCCGCACCGGCCGGTGGGGGCGGTCCCGGACGTGCCGGGGCTGCTGACGATCGCCCGGGACCTGTTGCGCGCCAACGTCCCGCCGTCCGCGCCGTACACGGGCTGGGCCCGCACCACCACGGGGGTCAGAGGGAACTCGGGGCGCCCGTACGGGATCGAGGTGCTCGTCCCGGACCGCGGCTTCCCCGGCGGGCTGCCCCGCCCGCTCGGCACGGGCGCGGTGGACGGCGGCGCCGACGTCGACGCCGCGGCCCCCGACCCCTCCGACGCGCACGGCCGTGCCAGCACCTCCGGCGCCGGGCCGCGACGGCCCGGGGATGCGCCCCGCCCGCGCGGTCCGCATTACTGGGTCTACGGGCACCGGACCACCCCGTGCCTGCGGTGCGGCGGCCCCGTGACGTTCGAGGAGTACGGCTCCCCCGAGGACGACGAGCGCCAGCTGTGGTGGTGCCGCACCTGCCAGCGGTGA
- a CDS encoding glucose-1-phosphate adenylyltransferase family protein, producing MADPFPKDPEGDVVALVLAGGRGSRLDPLTAARSKPAIPFAGQYRLIDVVLSNLAHSGLRDVWIAEQYRPFTLNQHLAGGRPWDMDGTRHGLRILPPAQGREEEGFSQGNGHALAQQVPILRSFGAKTVIVLSADHLYQLDLRRVLAAHEESGAELTMVTTVTDEDPSRFGVVQVDDDGAVTGYDYKPEDPEGDLVATEIFVFDVEALSEVVVELVETEEDADRDAEDTDEDGDPLASSLGDYGETIIPAFVDRGTVREYRHDGYWRDIGTIEAFHLAHREILAGEGLRLDEPGWPLLTNPPVEPPARIDDGARVSASLIAPGTRIAGTVADSVIGPGVTVEAGAEVRNAILFGNVTVPAGAVLDTVIADVGATIPEGETTGTLDEEDGIVILTPDTRAPSSEDETTGGGVPAVAG from the coding sequence ATGGCCGATCCGTTCCCCAAGGACCCGGAGGGCGACGTCGTCGCCCTCGTGCTCGCCGGCGGCCGAGGCAGCCGCCTCGACCCGCTCACCGCCGCCCGCTCGAAGCCGGCGATCCCGTTCGCGGGCCAGTACCGGCTGATCGACGTGGTCCTGTCCAACCTGGCCCACTCGGGGCTGCGGGACGTGTGGATCGCCGAGCAGTACCGCCCGTTCACGCTCAACCAGCACCTGGCCGGCGGTCGGCCGTGGGACATGGACGGCACCCGCCACGGGTTGCGGATCCTGCCCCCGGCCCAGGGCCGCGAGGAGGAGGGCTTCTCCCAGGGCAACGGCCACGCCCTGGCCCAGCAGGTGCCGATCCTGCGCTCGTTCGGCGCGAAGACCGTGATCGTGCTCTCCGCCGACCACCTCTACCAGCTGGACCTGCGCCGGGTGCTCGCCGCGCACGAGGAGTCCGGCGCCGAGCTGACCATGGTCACCACCGTGACGGACGAGGACCCCTCGCGCTTCGGCGTCGTGCAGGTGGACGACGACGGCGCCGTCACCGGGTACGACTACAAGCCCGAAGATCCGGAGGGCGACCTCGTGGCCACGGAGATCTTCGTGTTCGACGTCGAGGCGCTCTCGGAGGTCGTCGTGGAGCTCGTCGAGACCGAGGAGGACGCCGACCGGGACGCGGAGGACACCGACGAGGACGGCGACCCGCTGGCCAGCTCCCTGGGCGACTACGGGGAGACGATCATCCCGGCCTTCGTGGACCGGGGCACGGTGCGCGAGTACCGCCATGACGGCTACTGGCGGGACATCGGGACGATCGAGGCGTTCCACCTCGCCCACCGCGAGATCCTCGCCGGCGAGGGCCTCCGTCTGGACGAGCCGGGCTGGCCACTGCTGACCAACCCGCCGGTCGAGCCGCCGGCCCGGATCGACGACGGCGCCCGCGTCTCCGCCTCGCTGATCGCGCCGGGCACGCGGATCGCCGGCACAGTCGCGGACTCGGTGATCGGCCCGGGCGTGACCGTGGAGGCCGGGGCCGAGGTGCGCAACGCGATCCTGTTCGGGAACGTCACCGTGCCCGCCGGCGCCGTGCTGGACACCGTGATCGCGGACGTGGGCGCCACGATCCCCGAGGGGGAGACGACCGGCACGCTGGACGAGGAGGACGGGATCGTCATCCTCACCCCGGACACGCGCGCGCCCAGCTCGGAGGACGAGACCACCGGCGGCGGCGTCCCGGCCGTGGCCGGCTGA
- a CDS encoding pseudouridine synthase — MAVPSPLPPRDGVNATRLRLPPAGAAASGGPATVQDHVLHRFGHVDPDGIRERFARGEVVDRHGRPIPADTPLGVHEDLWYYRDVPDERPLPVRHTLLHRDERLVVIHKPHFLPTTPGGRYVQETALVRLRNELGIDDLVPLHRLDRATAGVVMFSCDPATRGAYHLLFERRAVTKRYEAVCALPEAPDGVGDDTPDAARAAGLLARFPLVMRSRIRKDKGVLRSVTEEIPAAASGRAAGARVRTKKSNLSHAGANAETRIEVLDVGTSAGTLAGRPVVRFGLSPRTGRTHQLRIHLAALGLGIAFDPFYPDLRDIAPDDLARPLQLLSRSLAFTDPVTGEAREFVSPAQLQERPA, encoded by the coding sequence GTGGCCGTCCCCTCCCCGCTCCCCCCGCGCGACGGCGTCAACGCCACCCGCCTGCGCCTGCCGCCCGCGGGCGCGGCGGCCTCCGGCGGGCCGGCGACCGTGCAGGACCACGTCCTCCACCGCTTCGGCCACGTGGACCCGGACGGCATCCGCGAGCGCTTCGCCCGCGGCGAGGTGGTGGACCGCCACGGCCGGCCCATCCCGGCGGACACCCCGCTCGGCGTGCACGAGGACCTCTGGTACTACCGGGACGTCCCCGACGAGCGGCCCCTGCCCGTGCGCCACACGCTCCTGCACCGGGACGAGCGCCTCGTGGTCATCCACAAGCCGCACTTCCTGCCCACCACCCCCGGCGGGCGGTACGTGCAGGAGACGGCGCTGGTCCGCCTGCGCAACGAGCTGGGCATCGACGACCTCGTCCCCCTGCACCGGCTGGACCGGGCGACGGCCGGCGTCGTGATGTTCTCTTGCGACCCGGCGACCCGCGGCGCCTACCACCTGCTCTTCGAGCGGCGCGCGGTGACCAAGCGCTACGAGGCGGTCTGCGCGCTCCCCGAGGCCCCGGACGGCGTCGGCGACGACACCCCCGACGCCGCCCGGGCCGCCGGCCTGCTCGCCCGGTTCCCGCTGGTGATGCGCAGCCGCATCCGCAAAGACAAGGGCGTGCTGCGCTCCGTCACGGAGGAGATCCCCGCGGCCGCTTCCGGGCGCGCCGCCGGGGCGCGGGTGCGGACGAAGAAGTCGAACCTCTCCCACGCCGGGGCCAACGCGGAGACGCGGATCGAGGTGCTCGACGTCGGCACGTCCGCGGGCACGCTCGCCGGCCGCCCCGTGGTGCGCTTCGGCCTGAGCCCGCGCACGGGGCGCACCCACCAGCTGCGGATCCACCTGGCCGCGCTCGGTCTGGGGATCGCGTTCGACCCCTTCTACCCGGACCTGCGGGACATCGCCCCGGACGACCTCGCCCGCCCGCTCCAGCTGCTCTCCCGCTCGCTGGCGTTCACGGACCCGGTCACGGGAGAGGCGCGGGAGTTCGTCTCCCCCGCCCAGTTGCAGGAGCGTCCAGCGTGA
- a CDS encoding DedA family protein, whose translation MTDLTDLADADGLLSSLGSWFHPLTALLVALDAPIPPVPSEVFVIGSGALAAAGRASLPLSVVTAWLGCWLGDVGLYALFRFRLTGLLDRWAWGRAVHRGIRRVLATAGPASSLAGLFVLRFVSGGRTASMAAAGVAGLRWRPFLWLSGTGSLTWSGYLVGLGWATGSTTGLPWWASAVVGLVFGTLLGLAVAAAIAWKRRGKGRA comes from the coding sequence GTGACGGACCTGACGGACCTCGCCGACGCCGACGGCCTGCTCTCCTCCCTGGGCTCCTGGTTCCACCCCCTCACCGCCCTGCTCGTGGCCCTCGACGCCCCCATCCCTCCCGTGCCCTCCGAGGTGTTCGTGATCGGCTCCGGCGCGCTCGCCGCGGCCGGCCGCGCCTCGCTCCCGCTGTCCGTGGTCACGGCCTGGCTGGGCTGCTGGCTCGGCGACGTGGGCCTGTACGCGCTGTTCCGGTTCCGCCTCACCGGCCTCCTGGACCGGTGGGCGTGGGGCCGCGCGGTGCACCGCGGGATCCGCCGCGTGCTCGCGACGGCGGGCCCGGCGTCGTCGCTGGCGGGGCTGTTCGTGCTGCGCTTCGTCTCCGGGGGACGCACGGCGTCGATGGCCGCGGCGGGGGTCGCGGGCCTGCGGTGGCGGCCGTTCCTGTGGCTCTCCGGCACGGGTTCGCTGACGTGGAGCGGGTACCTGGTGGGGCTGGGCTGGGCCACCGGGAGCACCACCGGTCTGCCGTGGTGGGCGTCGGCGGTGGTGGGCCTCGTGTTCGGTACGCTTCTGGGGTTGGCGGTGGCGGCGGCCATCGCGTGGAAGCGGCGCGGAAAGGGGCGGGCATGA